The following are encoded in a window of Miltoncostaea marina genomic DNA:
- a CDS encoding serine/threonine-protein kinase, producing the protein MTAVAPASLAGAWELGERIGGGGQATVLRARRVADGSPAAVKLFGRAVWADDAFRARFRRERHALAALRHPHVVPLLDAGEDDGRGYLVMPLARGGSLAGRLAAGPPPAAEALATLRAVAGALDAAHAAGLLHRDVTPANVLLDPDGPWLADFGIARRLDATALTGEGQLIGTAAYLAPEVIAGGRATPASDRYALAVTAFEVLTGERPFAADDLSGLLAAHVARRPPRASAVRPGLPRALDAALAAGLAKDPAGRPRSAIGLVEGLAAAFGHGAGAVTRLTPRGRRRRRAARLVPAALVAAGALAAGGAAAGLTIALTSGAAPPPPPAPVMVAAAVAPTVPGPDGEVTGRRADATDLPGIAPAEGAGVARIGAADVAATSGGWAELAATRRLLEAAGHRVEPLLAAGRPAGLVATLTTDLAGVGERWALLAVADARGRRAVVVRGSGAAVPELAARLATAPGREAQAPPA; encoded by the coding sequence ATGACCGCGGTCGCCCCGGCGTCGCTCGCCGGGGCGTGGGAGCTCGGCGAGCGCATCGGGGGCGGCGGCCAGGCGACGGTCCTCCGCGCCCGGCGCGTCGCCGACGGCAGCCCCGCGGCCGTGAAGCTGTTCGGGCGTGCGGTGTGGGCCGACGACGCCTTCCGTGCGCGCTTCCGGCGCGAGCGCCACGCGCTGGCCGCGCTGCGTCACCCCCACGTCGTGCCCCTGCTCGACGCGGGGGAGGACGACGGCCGCGGATACCTGGTGATGCCGCTCGCCCGCGGCGGCAGCCTCGCCGGCCGGCTCGCCGCGGGGCCGCCGCCCGCGGCGGAGGCCCTCGCCACGCTGCGGGCCGTGGCGGGCGCGCTCGACGCGGCCCACGCGGCCGGCCTGCTGCACCGGGACGTCACCCCGGCCAACGTCCTGCTCGACCCGGACGGCCCCTGGCTCGCCGACTTCGGCATCGCCCGGCGCCTCGACGCCACGGCCCTCACCGGCGAGGGGCAGCTCATCGGCACGGCCGCCTACCTCGCCCCGGAGGTCATCGCCGGCGGGCGCGCGACGCCGGCCTCCGACCGCTACGCCCTGGCCGTGACCGCGTTCGAGGTCCTGACCGGCGAGCGGCCCTTCGCCGCCGACGACCTGAGCGGCCTGTTGGCGGCCCACGTCGCCCGCCGCCCGCCGCGGGCGTCGGCCGTCCGCCCCGGCCTGCCGCGCGCGCTCGACGCCGCGCTCGCCGCCGGGCTGGCCAAGGACCCCGCCGGGCGGCCGCGCAGCGCGATCGGGCTCGTGGAGGGACTCGCGGCCGCCTTCGGGCACGGCGCCGGCGCGGTGACCCGCCTCACCCCGCGCGGCCGGCGCCGCCGCCGGGCCGCCCGGCTCGTGCCCGCGGCGCTCGTGGCCGCCGGCGCCCTGGCGGCCGGCGGCGCGGCCGCGGGCCTCACGATCGCGCTCACCTCCGGCGCCGCCCCGCCGCCGCCCCCGGCGCCGGTGATGGTGGCCGCGGCCGTGGCGCCGACCGTGCCGGGCCCGGACGGCGAGGTGACCGGCCGCCGCGCGGACGCGACCGACCTGCCCGGCATCGCGCCGGCCGAGGGCGCCGGCGTGGCGCGGATCGGCGCCGCCGACGTGGCCGCCACCTCCGGCGGCTGGGCCGAGCTCGCCGCCACCCGCCGGCTGCTGGAGGCGGCCGGCCACCGGGTGGAGCCGCTCCTCGCCGCCGGCCGTCCCGCTGGCCTCGTCGCCACCCTGACCACCGACCTGGCGGGCGTCGGCGAGCGCTGGGCCCTGCTCGCCGTCGCCGACGCCCGCGGGCGTCGCGCCGTCGTCGTGCGGGGGTCCGGCGCGGCGGTGCCCGAGCTGGCCGCGCGGCTGGCGACGGCCCCGGGCCGCGAGGCCCAGGCGCCCCCCGCCTGA
- the priA gene encoding replication restart helicase PriA, protein MRPVGGSPPPPEPDAAGTAAAQVLPLVEARALDRVLDYAVPPHLDGAAVPGALVVCPLGPRRILGVVVGRGAPTHEGRLQPLAGAVDGPPVPAALLDLAGWVARYYLAPLAACLRLVLPPGGGGRLRRAAGGEWVLEPPPGRPRERLVARLADDAGAPGTDRRRVVAAALREAGGALAAAELVRRAGTTLPTLRRMAADGLIALAAERDVPDPLGSAGGPAPARDAPPALTPAQRGAAEAIEGLVAGGGGAMLLHGVTGSGKTEVYLRAIEAARGRGLGSLVLVPEIALTPQLLGRLRARLGPGVAVWHSALSPAERAHEHRRVREGEADVVLGARSAVFAPVARLGLIVVDEEHDPSYKQDSSPRYDARQVAARRARDAGAAVVYGSATPRPEAWHALPRRTLPARADGSTLPRVEVVDMRMQGPGPVSRPLASALHAAALRGEKAIVLASRRGFSLMALCRACGWIARCPHCDVALVQHEGPRRLACHHCGHEAPVPGVCPSCAGADVARQGAGSQGVEAALRRLVPMARIVRMDGSSAAGRGAVARLLDEFARPGAAILLGTQMVAKGHDLPDVTVAGAVDADAPLQFAGFRSEERALSLIVQLAGRAGRRGEPARVIVQAYEPQARAVRLGAAHAVEEFLEGEVERRRAHRLPPFGHLVRVVVEGDDPAAVARAADDLAAGVRGSAPDVGVLGPAPLHRLRGRTRRALTLRADRASQATAPLRAVLDAGAAAMRRAGVRAVVDVDPQDG, encoded by the coding sequence GTGAGGCCGGTGGGCGGCTCGCCGCCACCGCCTGAGCCCGACGCGGCCGGGACGGCCGCCGCCCAGGTCCTGCCCCTGGTCGAGGCGCGCGCGCTCGACCGGGTCCTCGACTACGCCGTGCCGCCGCACCTCGACGGCGCGGCGGTGCCGGGCGCGCTCGTGGTGTGCCCGCTCGGGCCGCGCCGCATCCTCGGCGTCGTGGTGGGGCGCGGCGCGCCGACCCACGAGGGGCGCCTGCAGCCGCTCGCCGGGGCGGTCGACGGGCCGCCCGTGCCGGCCGCGCTGCTCGACCTGGCCGGCTGGGTCGCCCGCTACTACCTCGCGCCGCTCGCCGCGTGCCTGCGCCTGGTGCTGCCGCCGGGGGGCGGCGGGCGCCTGCGGCGCGCGGCCGGCGGCGAGTGGGTGCTCGAACCACCGCCCGGCCGGCCCCGCGAGCGGCTGGTCGCGCGCCTGGCCGACGACGCCGGCGCGCCGGGCACGGACCGCCGCCGGGTCGTGGCGGCGGCGCTGCGCGAGGCGGGCGGCGCGCTGGCGGCCGCCGAGCTCGTGCGACGCGCCGGCACCACGCTGCCCACGCTGCGTCGCATGGCCGCCGACGGCCTCATCGCGCTCGCGGCCGAGCGCGACGTGCCCGACCCGCTCGGCTCCGCGGGCGGCCCCGCGCCGGCCCGCGACGCGCCGCCCGCGCTCACCCCGGCCCAGCGCGGGGCGGCCGAGGCGATCGAGGGCCTGGTCGCGGGCGGCGGCGGGGCGATGCTGCTGCACGGCGTGACCGGCTCCGGCAAGACGGAGGTCTACCTGCGCGCGATCGAGGCCGCCCGTGGGCGCGGCCTCGGCAGCCTCGTGCTCGTGCCCGAGATCGCGCTCACCCCCCAGCTGCTCGGCCGGCTGCGCGCGCGCCTCGGGCCCGGCGTGGCCGTGTGGCACTCGGCGCTCTCGCCGGCCGAGCGCGCCCACGAGCACCGCCGGGTGCGCGAGGGCGAGGCCGACGTGGTGCTCGGCGCCCGCTCGGCCGTCTTCGCCCCGGTCGCCCGGCTCGGCCTGATCGTCGTCGACGAAGAGCACGACCCCTCGTACAAGCAGGACTCCTCGCCGCGCTACGACGCGCGCCAGGTCGCCGCGCGGCGTGCGCGCGACGCCGGGGCGGCGGTCGTCTACGGCAGCGCCACGCCGCGCCCCGAGGCGTGGCACGCGCTGCCGCGCCGCACACTCCCCGCGCGCGCGGACGGCTCCACGCTGCCGCGGGTGGAGGTCGTCGACATGCGCATGCAGGGCCCCGGGCCGGTGTCGCGCCCGCTGGCGTCAGCGCTCCACGCCGCGGCGCTGCGCGGCGAGAAGGCGATCGTGCTGGCGAGCCGCCGCGGGTTCTCGCTCATGGCGCTCTGCCGCGCGTGCGGCTGGATCGCCCGCTGCCCGCACTGCGACGTCGCGCTGGTGCAGCACGAGGGCCCGCGCCGGCTGGCGTGCCATCACTGCGGCCACGAGGCGCCCGTACCCGGCGTGTGCCCGTCGTGCGCGGGCGCCGACGTGGCCCGCCAGGGGGCCGGCTCCCAGGGGGTCGAGGCGGCGCTGCGCCGCCTGGTGCCGATGGCCCGCATCGTGCGTATGGACGGCTCGAGCGCGGCCGGGCGCGGCGCGGTCGCCCGGCTGCTGGACGAGTTCGCGCGGCCCGGCGCGGCGATCCTGCTCGGCACCCAGATGGTGGCGAAGGGCCACGACCTGCCCGACGTCACGGTCGCGGGGGCGGTCGACGCCGACGCGCCGCTGCAGTTCGCCGGCTTCCGATCCGAGGAGCGCGCCCTGTCGCTGATCGTGCAGCTCGCCGGCCGGGCCGGCCGGCGCGGCGAGCCGGCCCGGGTGATCGTGCAGGCCTACGAGCCGCAGGCGCGCGCGGTGCGGCTCGGCGCCGCGCACGCCGTCGAGGAGTTCCTCGAGGGGGAGGTGGAGCGCCGGCGGGCCCACCGCCTGCCGCCGTTCGGTCACCTGGTGCGCGTGGTGGTGGAGGGCGACGACCCGGCCGCGGTGGCGCGCGCGGCCGACGACCTCGCCGCGGGCGTGCGCGGGTCGGCCCCGGACGTGGGCGTGCTCGGGCCGGCGCCGCTCCACCGGTTGCGGGGGCGCACCCGCCGGGCCCTGACGCTGCGCGCCGACCGCGCCTCGCAGGCGACGGCGCCGCTGCGCGCCGTGCTCGACGCGGGCGCCGCGGCGATGCGGCGCGCGGGCGTCCGCGCCGTGGTCGACGTCGACCCGCAGGACGGCTGA
- the metK gene encoding methionine adenosyltransferase, with product MAEYLFTSESVTEGHPDKIADQISDGVLDAVLADDPMGRVACETLITTGQVMVAGEISTSTYVDIPSIVRGTIRRIGYTRAKFGFDAETCGVSVALDEQSPDIARGVDTAYEARGAEPADPYDLQGAGDQGLMFGYATDETPELMPLPITLAHRICERLAAMRRDSLPYLRPDGKSQVTVRYVDGVPREVTSVVLSTQHAPDVSWDLLREEVIAKVIRPVLEDRGMWHDGITFYINPTGIFVVGGPLGDAGLTGRKIIVDTYGGMARHGGGAFSGKDPSKVDRSAAYAARWVAKNVVAAGFAKRCEVQVAYAIGVAHPVSVMVETYGTETRSPELITEWVTKEFDLRPAAIVERLDLRRPIYQKTAAYGHFGRSDPDFTWENTDIGREAGGRLAATA from the coding sequence ATGGCCGAGTACCTCTTCACCTCGGAGTCCGTCACCGAGGGCCACCCGGACAAGATCGCCGACCAGATCTCGGACGGCGTCCTGGACGCGGTGCTCGCGGACGACCCGATGGGGCGGGTGGCCTGCGAGACGCTCATCACCACCGGCCAGGTGATGGTCGCCGGCGAGATCTCGACCTCGACCTACGTGGACATCCCGTCGATCGTGCGCGGCACGATCCGCAGGATCGGCTACACCCGCGCGAAGTTCGGCTTCGACGCCGAGACGTGCGGCGTGTCGGTCGCGCTCGACGAGCAGAGCCCCGACATCGCGCGGGGGGTGGACACCGCGTACGAGGCCCGCGGCGCGGAGCCGGCCGACCCGTACGACCTGCAGGGCGCCGGCGACCAGGGCCTGATGTTCGGCTACGCCACCGACGAGACGCCCGAGCTGATGCCGCTGCCGATCACCCTCGCGCACCGCATCTGCGAGCGCCTCGCCGCGATGCGCCGCGACTCGCTGCCCTACCTGCGGCCCGACGGCAAGTCGCAGGTCACCGTGCGCTACGTGGACGGCGTGCCGCGCGAGGTCACGTCCGTCGTCCTCTCGACCCAGCACGCCCCCGACGTCTCGTGGGACCTGCTGCGCGAGGAGGTCATCGCCAAGGTCATCCGGCCCGTGCTCGAGGACCGGGGCATGTGGCACGACGGGATCACCTTCTACATCAACCCGACCGGCATCTTCGTGGTCGGCGGCCCGCTCGGCGACGCCGGCCTGACCGGGCGCAAGATCATCGTCGACACCTACGGCGGCATGGCCCGCCACGGCGGCGGCGCGTTCAGCGGCAAGGACCCGTCGAAGGTCGACCGCTCGGCCGCCTACGCCGCGCGCTGGGTGGCGAAGAACGTGGTCGCCGCCGGCTTCGCGAAGCGCTGCGAGGTGCAGGTGGCGTACGCGATCGGCGTCGCGCACCCGGTCTCGGTGATGGTGGAGACCTACGGCACCGAGACGCGCTCCCCGGAGCTCATCACCGAGTGGGTCACGAAGGAGTTCGACCTGCGGCCCGCCGCGATCGTCGAGCGCCTGGACCTGCGCCGGCCGATCTACCAGAAGACCGCCGCCTACGGCCACTTCGGCCGCTCGGACCCGGACTTCACCTGGGAGAACACCGACATCGGCCGTGAGGCCGGTGGGCGGCTCGCCGCCACCGCCTGA
- a CDS encoding DUF3352 domain-containing protein produces the protein MIERLRRRTGVALVSTALAGVAIGLAGCGGGDSEGGAAAGEIASYVPAGSPMYLEASTDFDGPQWTQVDALAKLFPAYPEMKRSLQEDLRGDDVDFERDVAPLLGDRAAVASLGVPEAPRVDRALTAPGAAAGAAADAAGDQQFVGVVELTDGKEDAVRAFLQDQGMTRGGEHAGAEWYRDDDGTVTAVADGVLVLSDAEEHLFAALDAHEAGGDRTLGGTDRFTDALGKLPEDSFGHAYIDLGAFLQSAAAGNPQAQQLGLADYDDAVLAASLVAEAEGARVKGVLMGAPEQAAEAFSPGLTSKVPADAIAYLGFSDLSSNVADVVRRAMASGSAEANQQLEALTGQLPQLLGVSLEDLSALTSGEHALVVTGAGRRGADVALALQVEDGAAATRTLDALRTGVPQLLRSFSPQTRVPQWQRVDLAAGVQGWRLPLSPQAGVVYGVDGDLAIVGTTPRAVTAVQRPTAPLADAADFRAATDGMPGEVTSLAWLDVEQAVAAAERAGAFRDASRKDLANLRPLKSVSAWTTGGETPTFEVFVRITG, from the coding sequence ATGATCGAGAGACTGCGGCGACGCACGGGCGTCGCGCTCGTGTCGACGGCCCTGGCCGGCGTCGCGATCGGCCTCGCCGGGTGCGGCGGCGGCGACTCCGAGGGGGGCGCCGCGGCGGGTGAGATCGCGTCCTACGTGCCGGCCGGCAGCCCGATGTACCTCGAGGCGTCGACCGACTTCGACGGGCCGCAGTGGACCCAGGTGGACGCGCTCGCCAAGCTCTTCCCGGCCTATCCGGAGATGAAGCGCTCGCTGCAGGAGGACCTGCGCGGTGACGACGTCGACTTCGAGCGCGACGTCGCGCCGCTGCTCGGTGACCGCGCGGCGGTGGCCTCGCTCGGCGTGCCGGAGGCGCCCCGGGTGGACCGCGCGCTGACCGCGCCGGGCGCCGCGGCGGGCGCGGCCGCCGACGCCGCCGGCGACCAGCAGTTCGTCGGGGTGGTCGAGCTGACGGACGGCAAGGAGGACGCCGTGCGCGCCTTCCTCCAGGATCAGGGCATGACGCGCGGTGGCGAGCACGCCGGCGCCGAGTGGTACCGCGACGACGACGGCACGGTCACCGCCGTCGCCGACGGCGTGCTGGTGCTGTCCGACGCCGAGGAGCACCTGTTCGCGGCGCTCGACGCCCACGAGGCGGGCGGCGACCGCACCCTCGGCGGCACCGACCGCTTCACCGACGCGCTCGGCAAGCTGCCGGAGGACTCGTTCGGCCACGCCTACATCGACCTCGGCGCGTTCCTGCAGAGCGCCGCGGCGGGCAACCCGCAGGCCCAGCAGCTCGGCCTGGCCGACTACGACGACGCGGTCCTCGCCGCCTCGCTCGTGGCCGAGGCGGAGGGCGCCCGCGTCAAGGGCGTCCTGATGGGCGCGCCCGAGCAGGCGGCCGAGGCGTTCTCGCCGGGCCTGACGAGCAAGGTGCCCGCCGACGCGATCGCGTACCTCGGCTTCAGCGACCTCTCGAGCAACGTGGCGGACGTCGTGCGCCGCGCCATGGCCAGCGGCAGCGCGGAGGCCAACCAGCAGCTCGAGGCGCTCACCGGCCAGCTTCCGCAGCTGCTCGGCGTCTCGCTCGAGGACCTCTCCGCGCTGACCTCCGGCGAGCACGCGCTGGTCGTGACCGGCGCCGGCCGCCGCGGCGCGGACGTCGCCCTGGCGCTGCAGGTGGAGGACGGCGCCGCGGCCACGCGCACGCTCGACGCGCTGCGCACCGGCGTGCCGCAGCTGCTGCGCAGCTTCAGCCCGCAGACGCGCGTGCCGCAGTGGCAGCGGGTCGACCTCGCGGCCGGGGTGCAGGGCTGGCGCCTGCCGCTGTCGCCGCAGGCGGGCGTCGTGTACGGCGTGGACGGCGACCTGGCGATCGTGGGCACCACCCCGCGCGCCGTGACGGCCGTCCAGCGCCCGACCGCCCCGCTGGCCGATGCGGCCGACTTCCGCGCGGCGACCGACGGCATGCCGGGCGAGGTCACCTCGCTGGCGTGGCTGGACGTCGAGCAGGCCGTCGCCGCCGCGGAGCGCGCCGGCGCCTTCCGCGACGCGTCGCGGAAGGACCTGGCCAACCTGCGGCCGCTGAAGAGCGTCTCCGCGTGGACGACCGGCGGCGAGACGCCGACCTTCGAGGTGTTCGTCCGCATCACCGGCTGA
- the der gene encoding ribosome biogenesis GTPase Der, which produces MATPDEPRPRAAERARWRPRRVAAGATLAQDQPTVAIVGYPNVGKSTLFNRLAGRREAVVDSTPGVTRDRRQTGAEWNGRAFQLIDTGGIDEADPSDVGKQIAAQAIRGIDEADLVLFVVDVTVAPTAGDLEVADRLRRSGRPLMLVANKVDSAAHEAAAENLRAMGLGDVHPVSAQHGRGVGDLLDALVERLPEAPEAPEARDRVPALCIIGRPNVGKSSILNALLGEDRVVVHDRPGTTRDPIDTLIEVEGRRVVLIDTAGIRRKGQMAEDVEHYAQVRALQAAERSDVALVVADAREGLTDSDLAVVDRAARAHCATLLVINKWDLAQPDLDHIRGRLRSKSRQRPPIEVCSAASGEGLHRLLPAALRLEERSGARISTRELNEALRELAVERPGPRSGNRRLSLRYLVQTGERPPTFRLDVNDRSLMTRDYGFWLENRLRQRFDLDGVPLILEVRSRR; this is translated from the coding sequence ATGGCGACGCCTGACGAGCCCCGCCCCCGCGCGGCCGAGCGCGCGCGCTGGCGCCCGCGCCGGGTGGCGGCGGGCGCCACGCTGGCGCAGGACCAGCCGACGGTCGCGATCGTCGGCTACCCCAACGTGGGCAAGTCGACGCTCTTCAACCGCCTGGCGGGCCGTCGCGAGGCGGTGGTCGACAGCACGCCCGGCGTCACGCGCGACCGCCGGCAGACCGGCGCGGAGTGGAACGGGCGCGCCTTCCAGCTCATCGACACCGGCGGCATCGACGAGGCGGACCCCTCGGACGTGGGCAAGCAGATCGCCGCCCAGGCGATCCGGGGCATCGACGAGGCCGACCTCGTGCTGTTCGTGGTCGACGTGACGGTGGCGCCGACCGCCGGCGACCTGGAGGTGGCCGACCGGCTGCGCCGCTCCGGCCGGCCGCTGATGCTGGTGGCGAACAAGGTCGACTCGGCCGCCCACGAGGCCGCCGCCGAGAACCTGCGCGCGATGGGTCTCGGGGACGTCCACCCGGTCTCCGCCCAGCACGGCCGCGGCGTGGGCGACCTGCTCGACGCGCTGGTGGAGCGCCTGCCCGAGGCGCCCGAGGCGCCCGAGGCGCGCGACCGCGTGCCCGCGCTGTGCATCATCGGCCGGCCCAACGTGGGCAAGAGCTCGATCCTGAACGCCCTGCTCGGCGAGGACCGCGTGGTCGTCCACGACCGGCCGGGCACGACCCGCGACCCGATCGACACGCTCATCGAGGTGGAGGGCCGCCGGGTGGTGCTGATCGACACCGCCGGCATCCGGCGCAAGGGGCAGATGGCCGAGGACGTCGAGCACTACGCGCAGGTGCGCGCCCTGCAGGCGGCCGAGCGCAGCGACGTGGCGCTGGTCGTGGCCGACGCGAGGGAGGGGCTGACCGACTCGGACCTCGCCGTGGTCGACCGCGCGGCCCGGGCGCACTGCGCGACCCTGCTCGTGATCAACAAGTGGGACCTCGCCCAGCCGGACCTCGACCACATCCGCGGCCGGCTGCGCTCGAAGTCGCGTCAGCGGCCGCCCATCGAGGTGTGCTCCGCGGCGAGCGGCGAGGGCCTCCACCGCCTGCTGCCGGCCGCGCTGCGCCTCGAGGAGCGCTCGGGCGCCCGCATCTCGACACGCGAGCTCAACGAGGCGCTGCGCGAGCTCGCCGTCGAGCGCCCCGGGCCGCGCAGCGGCAACCGCCGCCTGTCGCTGCGCTACCTCGTGCAGACCGGCGAGCGGCCGCCGACCTTCCGGCTGGACGTCAACGACCGCTCGCTGATGACCCGCGACTACGGGTTCTGGCTCGAGAACCGGCTGCGCCAGCGCTTCGACCTCGACGGCGTCCCGCTCATCCTCGAGGTCCGCAGCCGCCGGTAG
- a CDS encoding lysophospholipid acyltransferase family protein, producing the protein MSDYDSPPVITDGWWLAGHIVLVPSIKWLHRVRTVGHGNIPSDGPVLIVSNHISQVDPLVLGIAARPRRTHYMAKAELFRIPLVRRLIHGMGAFPVERGGADRRALRLAREILRRGDMLLMFPEGTRYTDGRLRPGMPGAGSLGLEPGVTVLPAAIWGSHRFLRRVTVAFGAPIDLSDVPPGPRSRRAREATDRMMAAIAALIPAAGGPPTIAPGHLDGDA; encoded by the coding sequence GTGAGCGACTACGACTCGCCACCCGTCATCACCGACGGGTGGTGGCTGGCCGGCCACATCGTGCTGGTGCCCTCCATCAAGTGGCTGCACCGAGTGCGCACCGTCGGTCACGGGAACATCCCCTCCGATGGCCCCGTGCTGATCGTGAGCAACCACATCTCGCAGGTCGACCCGCTGGTGCTCGGCATCGCCGCCCGGCCGCGGCGCACCCACTACATGGCGAAGGCCGAGTTGTTCAGGATCCCCCTCGTGCGGCGGCTGATCCACGGCATGGGCGCGTTCCCCGTCGAGCGCGGCGGCGCCGACCGACGGGCGCTGCGCCTGGCGCGCGAGATCCTGCGCCGCGGCGACATGCTGCTCATGTTCCCCGAGGGCACGCGCTACACGGACGGCCGGCTGCGCCCCGGGATGCCGGGCGCCGGCTCGCTGGGGCTCGAGCCGGGGGTGACCGTCCTGCCGGCCGCCATCTGGGGCAGCCACCGCTTCCTGCGGAGGGTGACCGTGGCCTTCGGCGCCCCGATCGACCTCTCCGACGTGCCGCCCGGGCCGCGCAGCCGGCGGGCCCGCGAGGCGACGGACCGCATGATGGCCGCCATCGCGGCGCTCATCCCGGCGGCCGGCGGCCCGCCCACGATCGCCCCGGGGCACCTCGATGGCGACGCCTGA
- the cmk gene encoding (d)CMP kinase: MIVAIDGPAGAGKSTVAREVARRLGVAYLDTGAMYRAVTWLALRDGVPVGDGEALAALARDNPIEIEPTEEGDRVRIAGRDVTADIRMPEVAAEVSEVSAHPGVREQVVAAQRALLASGSWVSDGRDVGSVVCPHADLKVFLTASLEERARRRRADLRARGVEMDAERVLEDVRRRDRLDSTRAVSPLRVARGAVVVDSSEMDAAEVADLVVRLVEDVRAASGAP; this comes from the coding sequence GTGATCGTCGCCATCGACGGGCCGGCGGGGGCGGGCAAGAGCACGGTCGCGCGCGAGGTCGCGCGCCGGCTGGGCGTCGCCTACCTCGACACCGGGGCGATGTACCGGGCGGTGACCTGGCTGGCGCTGCGCGACGGCGTGCCCGTCGGGGACGGCGAGGCGCTCGCCGCGCTGGCCCGCGACAACCCGATCGAGATCGAGCCGACCGAGGAGGGCGACCGCGTCCGCATCGCCGGCCGCGACGTGACGGCGGACATCCGGATGCCCGAGGTGGCGGCCGAGGTCTCGGAGGTGTCGGCCCACCCCGGCGTGCGCGAGCAGGTGGTCGCCGCCCAGCGGGCCCTGCTGGCCAGCGGGTCGTGGGTCTCCGACGGGCGCGACGTGGGCAGCGTGGTGTGCCCGCACGCCGACCTGAAGGTCTTCCTGACCGCGTCGCTCGAGGAGCGCGCCCGCCGCCGCCGTGCGGACCTCCGGGCGCGGGGCGTCGAGATGGACGCCGAGCGGGTGCTGGAGGACGTCCGCCGCCGCGACCGGCTCGACAGCACCCGCGCGGTGAGCCCGCTGCGCGTGGCGCGCGGCGCCGTGGTGGTGGACTCGTCGGAGATGGACGCGGCCGAGGTCGCCGACCTCGTGGTGCGCCTGGTCGAGGACGTCCGCGCGGCGTCCGGGGCGCCGTGA
- the aroA gene encoding 3-phosphoshikimate 1-carboxyvinyltransferase produces the protein MTVVRVAPVDLLRGTVQVPPDKSLTHRALMLAGVSDRAVRIENPLDSADTAATLGAVEACGAVAEGRLGEAVVVTGRGLRGLRPPPAIDCANAGTLMRLFTGLLVGQRCDRVVLDGDESLRGRPMTRIAKPLRAMGATVATAPGGTPPLAVSGGLPLRGIEHRLEVASAQVKSCVLLAGLFADGTTWVAEPAPSRDHTERMLEAAGVPLLREGGAVGVAGPVASIDLPDVEVPGDFSSAAALLVAGALLGDPEVRLERVNLNPGRTGLLAVMRRMGAEIAEEPAEPVAGEPCGTLVVRRAGALRGTEVAPEEVPAMVDELPLVALLGAMASGTTAVRGAAELRVKESDRITAVVGALRALGADARELEDGFEVTGTGRLAGGAVDSLGDHRLAMLGAVAGLVSEGGVAVGGFDAVAVSYPRFARDLAALGGVPA, from the coding sequence ATGACGGTCGTCCGCGTTGCACCCGTCGATCTGCTCCGCGGCACCGTCCAGGTGCCGCCGGACAAGTCGCTGACCCATCGCGCCCTGATGCTCGCCGGGGTCTCCGACCGCGCGGTGCGGATCGAGAACCCGCTCGACTCGGCCGACACCGCCGCCACGCTCGGCGCCGTGGAGGCCTGCGGCGCCGTCGCGGAGGGGCGCCTCGGCGAGGCGGTGGTGGTGACCGGCCGGGGGCTGCGCGGCCTGCGCCCGCCGCCCGCCATCGACTGCGCCAACGCGGGCACGCTGATGCGGCTGTTCACCGGCCTGCTCGTGGGCCAGCGCTGCGACCGCGTGGTGCTGGACGGCGACGAGTCGCTGCGCGGGCGCCCGATGACCCGCATCGCGAAGCCGCTGCGCGCCATGGGCGCGACGGTCGCCACCGCGCCGGGCGGCACGCCGCCGCTCGCCGTGAGCGGCGGCCTGCCGCTGCGCGGGATCGAGCACCGCCTCGAGGTGGCGAGCGCCCAGGTGAAGAGCTGCGTCCTGCTCGCCGGCCTGTTCGCGGACGGCACGACCTGGGTGGCCGAGCCGGCCCCCTCGCGCGACCACACCGAGCGGATGCTCGAGGCCGCCGGCGTGCCGCTGCTGCGCGAGGGCGGCGCGGTGGGGGTCGCGGGCCCGGTGGCGTCGATCGACCTGCCCGACGTGGAGGTGCCGGGCGACTTCTCGTCGGCCGCCGCCCTGCTGGTGGCGGGCGCGCTGCTCGGCGACCCGGAGGTGCGCCTCGAGCGGGTCAACCTCAACCCCGGCCGCACCGGGCTGCTGGCGGTGATGCGGCGGATGGGCGCCGAGATCGCGGAGGAGCCCGCCGAGCCGGTGGCCGGCGAGCCCTGCGGCACGCTCGTGGTGCGCCGGGCGGGCGCCCTGCGCGGCACCGAGGTGGCGCCCGAGGAGGTGCCGGCGATGGTCGACGAGCTCCCGCTCGTGGCCCTGCTCGGCGCCATGGCGAGCGGCACGACGGCCGTGCGCGGGGCCGCCGAGCTGCGGGTGAAGGAGAGCGACCGGATCACCGCCGTGGTGGGCGCGCTGCGCGCGCTCGGCGCCGACGCGCGCGAGCTGGAGGACGGCTTCGAGGTGACGGGCACCGGCCGCCTGGCCGGCGGGGCCGTGGACTCGCTCGGCGACCACCGGCTGGCGATGCTGGGCGCCGTGGCCGGGCTGGTCAGCGAGGGGGGCGTCGCCGTGGGCGGGTTCGACGCGGTGGCCGTCTCGTACCCGCGCTTCGCGCGCGACCTGGCGGCGCTCGGGGGCGTGCCCGCGTGA